A portion of the Sulfurospirillum diekertiae genome contains these proteins:
- a CDS encoding DUF2603 domain-containing protein gives MIEKISKGLSVSKQKEQTVLEIVPSEAEETKLLRLKNGSWDNAKEPWLVYDENQKLHALLSIDTLSKMIEHFKKAEQEALFLKLEKSILQQLPLDFQDVWAVATEEIKKSKKSEIDFDKLVKKIKKDHPNLFLDLKDLYLPEGASIINATTR, from the coding sequence ATGATAGAAAAAATTTCTAAAGGTTTGAGCGTCAGCAAACAAAAAGAACAGACAGTTTTAGAGATAGTGCCAAGTGAGGCAGAAGAGACAAAGCTTTTACGCCTTAAAAATGGTTCGTGGGACAATGCGAAAGAACCATGGTTGGTGTATGATGAAAATCAAAAACTTCATGCACTGCTTTCGATTGATACACTCAGTAAAATGATAGAGCATTTTAAAAAAGCGGAGCAAGAAGCTCTTTTTCTCAAATTGGAAAAAAGTATTTTGCAACAATTGCCACTGGATTTTCAAGACGTTTGGGCGGTAGCAACCGAAGAGATCAAAAAGAGTAAAAAAAGTGAAATTGATTTTGATAAATTGGTCAAAAAGATCAAGAAAGATCACCCCAATCTCTTTTTAGACCTAAAAGATCTCTATTTGCCTGAAGGGGCGAGTATTATCAACGCGACAACGCGTTAG